In the Colias croceus chromosome 1, ilColCroc2.1 genome, aaaaaaagaatcacgtaaatcggttcagaaacctcggagtaatcggtgtacatacataaaaaaaaaaaaaaaaaaaaaaaaattggttgtctgtaaagtcggtttactgacgataattgaacgtgacaacgtccgattgtgcttctttgtcgctcgttccgcgctctcgttTCCTCCTTTcgtctcctccttttttttgaagtcggttaaaaaaaaggagtagttttcctattacggtggtagttatttccaggtaactctgtattaggttatatcttctcctattacggccctattcatagaacatattaaaattaccagcccccctagccaagtggcatACGATTTATAGCGTTTCTCTTTCTACAAACGTTGACGCCTTATCGAATACGATAAACGACAGGTAGCCAAGTGGATTAGAACTTGGCGAACGCTTATTCTATTGGATCGTACGCTAATGTCTATGGCTTCGAATTCTAACGTCAGTCAGCGTACGTCAAACTGTCAACTGTCATTCAGTTTGACATTAGtaatgttgaaaaatattcttgaaatattcaaattaaactgCCGAATTCCGAAAACGGAAAAAGTCAAaagtcaaaaaatttttgaagtgaactaaaaaatacaggttgtgctttaaattataaaaatacaaatagaggTAAGTTAATTTTGCATTTGCAATGAGGCATAAAAAGATATAATGTCTTCaaggtttaaatttaatttatttatgtgtactTATTTTTCTAGTTTAGAAATGGAGAGACTGCGCGCCAGCCAGGAGCAATTTTCTGCTCTTATAGAATTCATGGAAaggtactattaaaaaaatacagttttgatTCCAAACttgcttcaatatttttataataaacaatgaaatcATTAATACCAAGTGCTTCATTGGTGTGTGTTACCCATAGGTATGGTGACCTCTCTCGACCACAGCGGGGACCTCAGGGTCGACTAAAAGCCGACCAAATGTGGGCAAGGCTCacattattacttaattcagTTGGTGGTGGGGTTCACAAATCACAAGAGAAGTGGAAGAAAGTAAGTTTGAACTTGCATCTTGTTAACCTAGCTGTATATTTCAAactctcaattgttttgctattaacttgcatcttgttaacctaagtgtacattgcaaactctcaattgttttgctattcacttgcatcttgttaacctaagtgtatattgcaaactctcaattgttttgctatttacttgcatcttgttaacctaagtgtatattgcaaactctcaattgttttgctattaaCTTGCATGTTGTTAACCTAAGTGTATATTGCAAactctcaattgttttgctatttacttgcatcttgttaacatagctgtatattttaatatattcatttattttgctaTTGCCCTTTTCATGCACCGCTTTAACTCACAACATGTAAACCTAAAGGTCTGGGCAGATTGGAagactaaaacaaaaaaaaagaaaatgttgaTTTCCAACCACACAAATGGTACTGGTGGTGGTCCAAGCAGCAGGCTGTCTCTAACAGTTTTGGAAGACCGAGTCTGTGCCATACTGGGAGAGACTGCTGTTCTTGGTCAAGCTGGCATACAAGAGCATGGCTTTAATGTtagtactattatattatagcaacTTTACGTATCACACCAATTCCTCTGTAACTTGCATGGccaataatagatatttattttgaaagagATTACATATAAGCCTCTTTCAACTTGTGTAAaatgaattgtattaaataaataaaacaaataaacagcttgaaaatctatactaatataataaagctgaagagtttgtttgtttgattgaacacgctaatctcgggaaatactggtccgatttgaaaatttctttcgattttagatagcccacttatcgaggaaggttataggctatatatcatctcgctaagaccaacaggagcagagcactgcaggtaaaactacggagcacagctagtgtttgaaaatgtaattccatcacaatataattaatagatagtTAATGTTGATGAGAACattaaatatcttttaattatattttattctttataaatctatatcaattatacaaaatacttaGCTAACAATTCCTAATCGTAACATTTGTAAGTGTTAAGAGTATatgataaaagttataaataactaatatattgataaaaataaatatttttcaggcGCCACCAGTACCAAGGGAAGAACCCATTCCTGAAGATGTGGAAATTGAAATTCCTGTAGGCTtagagaattttaattataatagtaagttttattaaactctatttacttattaaattagcCTTCTTCTAGGAGCTGTTTTCAATCGtcataatatagtttaatcgataataattgaacataattcattaaatgACTTGAATAAATTAGTCTTTGCTTGTATCCTAGAGAATATTATTCAACAGATGGAATGGATGAacatttctaatttataatataagtggaAGTCAGAATTATATTTGCCTccttaacattattttcattactcaACAGCAAGTGTTCCAACATTGCCAGCATCACCGCTACTGCTAGACCCACAGCCCTcaccaccaccaccaccaGTACGTCCGCCGCCCCCTCTACCGCGTTCTCCTCCGCGTCCCACTGGTCGACGGTCATCGGCGTCACCGCGATCTGCGACTGCCTCGCCGCGACATGGGATGCAGAGAGCTCGCAGGAATCGCGGCTTAACGCCATTTGACCGGGCCGCTACAGAATTTGTGGCGGTTGAACAACGACGCCTTGCACTGGAGGAGACGCGAGAGAAGCTTTCCCATGAGCGAGAAAGGGAAAGGGAAAAGCTTCTCCATGAACGTGAGAGGGAGCGTGAGGAACTTTTCCACCAAAGAGAAATGGAGCGACTGCGGCTGGAGTCGCTAAAGGTTGAGGCAAATCGCGAGCAAACTAGGGTGATGCAGCAAATAGCTGTTATCGGGCAAAGGTTGCTCGAGATATTGCCTCAAGGGCCCgcatcttaattttttttttcatagggttttaagtgtattatttagtgcctttctttttattttttttaagtgcttgttttagattttaatttaatagtttaagtacagtattttcTGTCCTCAGTCTTtagttgttttactttttacacgctttttattagcttcacctgtatgtttgaatgtttgtttgtaaccgacttctttgggcgcgattttgacccactttaaacggccagatttcgttcaaactttgtagatttattgaggaccgatgacaatacactaatttgataaaattattccatttttcaatttgcaaaaagcgtgttttttagttttttttaaactattattatatatatctttaaatttaataggatttatatgtacttaatttattttaagtgtttgttttagattttaatattttaatttaatagtttaagtacagtattttcTGTCCTCTGTCTTtagttgttttactttttaatctttaaattttataggatttatatgtacttaatttgttttaagtgtttgttttagttttaagaatattaaataaaacatatatatacataataatagtatattttattacttaattagttAAGTAGTTTATACCACCATTAATTCAGTacacacttttttaaatactaacaaaaaatacaataataaaaattacaaacttaaaaatataaaaaacaggTTGAGGCTGCAACAATGATCAATTTTTTCACCTATGACCTGCACTAAAATATGAGCAGTTATCAGAAACTTTAAAAGGATTAATATATACTGTAACTAATGcagtttcattatttaaatctgtgtaggtaaacaaaataatgttttaggagcgaaaaaatattatacaaaactaCTTGGTCAGGCATACTAAATTAGGCTTAAAAGTAATACACATTAAAACTACACACAAcacactttaaaaaatacaaaaatacaaaaataacctaCTAAACTAAtctattaactaaattatttagcATTATTCTGCCACTCATCAGCTCATCTTGGTTGCTGGAAATGGGTCCAACCCCCACACTCGGTTCATCACCATCCTCTTGTTGCTCAGCCATATTATTAGGGGGAGGTAATTTAGCATCCAGTGCAATATTGT is a window encoding:
- the LOC123691966 gene encoding proline-, glutamic acid- and leucine-rich protein 1-like, with the translated sequence MERLRASQEQFSALIEFMERYGDLSRPQRGPQGRLKADQMWARLTLLLNSVGGGVHKSQEKWKKVWADWKTKTKKKKMLISNHTNGTGGGPSSRLSLTVLEDRVCAILGETAVLGQAGIQEHGFNAPPVPREEPIPEDVEIEIPVGLENFNYNTSVPTLPASPLLLDPQPSPPPPPVRPPPPLPRSPPRPTGRRSSASPRSATASPRHGMQRARRNRGLTPFDRAATEFVAVEQRRLALEETREKLSHEREREREKLLHEREREREELFHQREMERLRLESLKVEANREQTRVMQQIAVIGQRLLEILPQGPAS